A region of Deinococcus rubellus DNA encodes the following proteins:
- a CDS encoding thymidine phosphorylase encodes MTAHSEVAVHIPELIARKRDGLEHSRPELEALIMGYVRGEVPDYQISAWLMAVYLRGMTAREVADLTLVMAGSGEQFDLSSLSHTVDKHSTGGVGDKTSLILTPMLAALGLTVAKMSGRGLAHTGGTIDKLESIRGWSGELTDAAFLKQAREIGLALVGQSKDLAPADGLLYALRDVTATVDCLPLIASSIMSKKLASGAQTIVLDVKVGAGAFMKTLDDGRELARAMVDIGTHAGRKVRAVLTDMDAPLGHFAGNSLEVQEAMATLNGHGPHDLTELCVALAVEALGAYGEDAPSAEARARQTLSDGSALARFRAFVAAQGGDPAYIDDPRKLDVAPGRAEVMAETGGFVQSVDAFSVGQAVLVLGGGRERKGEQIDHGVGVELVKKPGDKVAAGEVLARIYHRDGRGLDTALTLLRGGIRVGQTQPDVPELILGRVE; translated from the coding sequence ATGACTGCCCACTCCGAAGTTGCTGTTCACATTCCCGAGCTGATCGCCAGAAAGCGCGACGGCCTGGAGCATTCCCGCCCCGAACTCGAAGCGCTGATCATGGGCTACGTGCGCGGCGAGGTGCCGGATTACCAGATCAGCGCCTGGCTGATGGCGGTTTATCTACGCGGCATGACTGCCCGCGAGGTGGCCGACCTGACGCTGGTGATGGCGGGGAGCGGCGAGCAGTTTGATCTGAGCAGCCTCAGCCACACGGTGGACAAGCACTCGACTGGCGGCGTGGGCGACAAGACCAGCCTGATCCTGACGCCGATGCTGGCCGCGCTGGGCCTGACGGTCGCCAAGATGAGCGGGCGCGGCCTGGCACACACCGGCGGCACCATTGACAAGCTGGAGAGTATTCGCGGCTGGAGCGGCGAACTCACGGACGCGGCTTTTCTCAAGCAGGCCCGTGAGATTGGCCTGGCATTGGTGGGCCAGAGCAAGGACCTCGCGCCCGCCGACGGCCTGCTGTACGCCCTGCGCGACGTGACCGCCACCGTCGACTGCCTGCCGCTGATCGCCAGCAGCATCATGTCCAAGAAACTCGCCAGCGGCGCGCAGACCATCGTGCTGGACGTGAAGGTGGGCGCGGGTGCCTTCATGAAAACGCTGGACGACGGGCGCGAACTGGCCCGCGCGATGGTGGACATCGGGACGCACGCGGGCCGCAAAGTGCGTGCCGTGCTGACCGATATGGACGCGCCGCTGGGCCACTTCGCCGGAAACAGCCTGGAGGTGCAGGAGGCCATGGCGACCCTGAACGGGCACGGCCCCCACGATCTGACCGAGCTGTGCGTGGCGCTGGCGGTGGAGGCGCTGGGCGCGTATGGCGAGGACGCGCCGTCTGCCGAGGCCCGTGCCCGGCAAACCCTCTCTGACGGCTCGGCCCTGGCCAGATTCCGCGCCTTCGTGGCGGCCCAGGGCGGCGACCCCGCCTACATCGACGATCCCCGGAAGCTGGACGTGGCTCCTGGACGCGCCGAGGTGATGGCCGAAACGGGCGGCTTCGTGCAATCGGTGGACGCCTTCTCGGTGGGCCAGGCGGTGCTGGTGCTGGGCGGCGGGCGCGAGCGCAAGGGCGAACAGATCGATCACGGTGTCGGCGTGGAGCTGGTGAAGAAGCCGGGCGACAAGGTGGCAGCGGGCGAGGTGCTGGCCCGCATCTATCACCGGGACGGGCGCGGGCTGGACACGGCGCTGACCTTGCTGCGCGGCGGCATTCGCGTGGGCCAGACTCAGCCGGACGTGCCGGAACTGATTCTGGGGCGGGTGGAATAG
- a CDS encoding LapA family protein, which produces MRLILLIIVLVLHLVFGLLNISSLLAVHDINMGFAVYTGPLGLILLITSALVAVLAYVAASFSTLRREADTAKLLRDLDSVRQSLDSQEASRFAQLQSSLDKRFIGLDAQLTQGRALPSSAVSLDKDGVVTSAQLSQEMGALNAYLRRKLGD; this is translated from the coding sequence ATGCGTCTCATCCTGCTGATCATCGTGTTGGTGCTGCACCTGGTGTTCGGCCTGCTCAACATTTCCTCGCTGCTGGCTGTGCACGACATCAATATGGGCTTCGCCGTCTACACCGGACCGCTGGGCCTCATTCTGCTGATCACCAGCGCTCTGGTGGCGGTGCTGGCCTATGTGGCTGCCAGCTTCAGTACCCTGCGCCGTGAGGCCGACACCGCCAAACTGCTGCGCGACCTCGACTCGGTGCGCCAGAGCCTGGACAGTCAGGAAGCCAGCCGCTTCGCGCAGCTTCAGAGCAGCCTCGACAAGCGCTTCATCGGTCTGGATGCCCAGCTCACCCAGGGCCGCGCTTTGCCCAGCAGCGCCGTGAGCCTGGACAAAGATGGCGTGGTCACGTCGGCCCAGCTTAGCCAGGAAATGGGCGCCCTGAACGCCTATCTGCGCCGCAAACTGGGCGACTGA
- a CDS encoding DUF4357 domain-containing protein: MPAEQTPMRRERVTQVVKVIQHWLSSQPSPGEAVVRQAIVLPLLQAAGFDIWNPAEVIPEETDKGGFRPDLRVVAGKYQFVLELKGMNVGLHDKDYQQVAAYAGGKGIRWALLTDGRVWVVIDEHMQGPYSERIVLKLELVQKAAGVFSSDLAAVLDAASWTSGAFETRLSEVQQAQQKRRDEAQIHLEKRPIVEDVQSEYDIASFEKAAAAAVRMRLITEAERDVLLGAVQSQPLSPDGPQSKQPEAQKSGWQPKAQPTKAAKPEFSAAKSGGLTGPAPSEIAFRYQPGQADARAFYFPAVGKWVVQAGSIASAEVKEYAASVGKRRRAMLDAGEVALLEDGRLRYLKNVEYTSPSTAADDISGASKNGWIVWMDEQGRPAQYHRLEKP, translated from the coding sequence ATGCCCGCCGAACAAACTCCCATGAGACGTGAGCGTGTGACCCAAGTCGTCAAAGTCATCCAACACTGGCTCTCCAGCCAGCCCAGTCCGGGCGAAGCTGTGGTGCGGCAGGCCATCGTGTTGCCTCTTCTGCAAGCGGCAGGCTTCGATATCTGGAATCCGGCGGAAGTGATTCCCGAGGAAACCGACAAGGGCGGCTTTCGACCGGATTTGCGCGTCGTGGCGGGCAAGTATCAGTTCGTGCTTGAACTTAAAGGAATGAACGTCGGCCTCCATGACAAGGACTATCAGCAAGTCGCTGCCTACGCGGGCGGCAAGGGGATTCGCTGGGCGCTGCTGACCGATGGTCGGGTGTGGGTGGTCATTGACGAGCACATGCAAGGCCCGTACTCCGAGCGCATTGTCCTGAAGCTCGAACTCGTCCAGAAAGCCGCCGGGGTGTTTTCTAGTGATCTTGCCGCCGTACTGGACGCAGCAAGCTGGACGAGCGGTGCGTTTGAGACTCGGCTTTCGGAAGTCCAGCAGGCCCAGCAAAAGCGGCGTGACGAAGCCCAAATTCATTTGGAAAAGCGCCCGATTGTCGAAGACGTGCAAAGCGAATATGACATTGCCAGTTTCGAGAAGGCGGCGGCAGCGGCGGTCAGAATGCGTCTGATCACCGAGGCCGAGCGCGACGTGCTCCTCGGCGCGGTGCAGAGTCAGCCCCTCAGTCCAGACGGACCGCAATCCAAGCAACCGGAAGCCCAAAAGAGCGGGTGGCAACCCAAGGCGCAACCGACGAAAGCGGCCAAACCGGAGTTCTCAGCGGCGAAATCAGGCGGGCTGACAGGCCCTGCGCCGAGTGAAATTGCCTTCCGGTATCAGCCTGGGCAGGCGGATGCCCGCGCCTTTTATTTTCCGGCAGTGGGCAAATGGGTCGTTCAAGCGGGAAGTATTGCCAGCGCTGAGGTCAAGGAGTACGCCGCATCTGTAGGCAAACGCCGTCGAGCCATGTTGGACGCGGGTGAAGTTGCTTTGCTAGAAGATGGGCGGCTGCGTTACCTCAAAAATGTGGAATACACTTCACCGAGCACGGCGGCAGACGATATTTCTGGCGCTTCTAAAAATGGTTGGATCGTCTGGATGGATGAGCAGGGTCGTCCTGCCCAATATCACCGACTCGAAAAGCCGTAA
- the accD gene encoding acetyl-CoA carboxylase, carboxyltransferase subunit beta, whose amino-acid sequence MALDKFFRRRRPQVNPPSEADTPDLWGKCPQCKENVYLRDLALNAYVCPNCGFHHRLGASKRAEVLLDAPIWAWSGRVHPVDALNFRDTESYPERLARAQAKTGRPDAILTGRGQIEGVSVAVAIMDFEFSGGSMGSVVGEEIARAAERAGEEGLPLVLVAASGGARMQESALSLMQMAKTTVALEALSRRGLPYISILTDPTTGGVTASFATIADVIVAEPGALIGFAGPRVIQQTIRQSLPEGFQRAEFLLEHGMVDMIVDRRQQRSELAKLLRLLHPAAFAPAQPERAS is encoded by the coding sequence TTGGCCCTCGACAAGTTTTTTCGCAGGCGTCGCCCGCAGGTCAACCCGCCCAGCGAAGCCGACACCCCCGATCTGTGGGGCAAGTGTCCCCAGTGCAAGGAAAACGTCTATCTGCGCGATCTGGCGCTGAATGCCTACGTCTGCCCCAACTGCGGCTTCCACCACCGTCTGGGAGCCAGCAAGCGGGCCGAAGTGCTGCTCGACGCACCGATCTGGGCGTGGTCGGGCCGGGTGCATCCGGTGGACGCCCTGAATTTCCGCGACACTGAGAGTTACCCGGAACGCCTGGCACGTGCCCAGGCCAAGACGGGTCGCCCCGACGCCATCCTGACCGGGCGCGGCCAGATCGAGGGCGTCAGCGTGGCCGTCGCCATCATGGACTTCGAGTTTTCCGGCGGCAGCATGGGCAGCGTGGTGGGCGAGGAAATTGCCCGTGCCGCCGAGCGGGCCGGTGAGGAGGGCCTGCCGCTGGTTCTGGTGGCCGCGTCCGGCGGGGCCAGGATGCAGGAAAGTGCCCTCTCGCTGATGCAGATGGCCAAGACGACGGTAGCCCTGGAAGCCTTATCACGGCGCGGCCTGCCCTACATCAGCATCCTGACCGACCCGACCACCGGGGGCGTCACGGCCAGTTTTGCCACCATCGCCGACGTGATCGTGGCCGAGCCGGGGGCACTGATCGGGTTCGCTGGGCCGCGCGTCATCCAGCAGACCATCCGCCAGAGCTTGCCGGAGGGCTTCCAGCGCGCCGAGTTTCTGCTCGAACACGGCATGGTGGACATGATCGTGGACCGCAGGCAGCAGAGAAGCGAACTCGCCAAGCTGTTGCGGCTCCTGCACCCCGCCGCTTTTGCTCCTGCCCAGCCGGAGCGGGCTTCGTGA
- a CDS encoding acetyl-CoA carboxylase carboxyltransferase subunit alpha gives MQTLRELEARIRDLEGTAVSTGQNLDTTLTPLRAQLARLRQQVTMTRWERVQLARIAGRPTALDYVERLTEDFVELHGDRTYGDDQALIGGPARWQGRRVMLIMQQKGRDTKDKIKRRFGSSNPEGYRKAVRLMDLADKFGLPVVALIDTQGAYPGLEAEERGQGWAIAESIQRMSRLRVPAVCAVIGEGGSGGALAIGIGNRVLIMENAWYSVISPEGAASIIWKDSAKAPEAAEALKLTAPDLLELGIVEEIIPEPTGGAHLDVDVAAEALGEAVSRHLDELAQQSPDEWVSGRAERFRKLGAYREDEK, from the coding sequence ATGCAGACCCTGCGCGAACTCGAAGCCCGCATCCGCGATCTGGAAGGCACCGCCGTCAGTACCGGGCAAAACCTCGATACGACGCTGACGCCGCTGCGTGCCCAGTTGGCCCGGTTGCGCCAGCAGGTCACCATGACGCGCTGGGAACGGGTGCAGCTCGCCCGCATCGCCGGACGGCCCACCGCCCTGGACTACGTCGAGCGCCTGACCGAGGATTTCGTGGAACTGCACGGTGACCGGACCTACGGCGACGATCAGGCCCTGATCGGCGGTCCGGCGCGCTGGCAGGGCCGCCGGGTGATGCTGATCATGCAGCAAAAGGGCCGCGACACCAAGGACAAGATCAAGCGGCGCTTCGGCAGCTCGAACCCCGAGGGCTACCGCAAGGCTGTGCGGCTGATGGACCTTGCCGACAAGTTCGGTTTGCCGGTGGTGGCCCTGATCGACACCCAGGGCGCGTATCCGGGCCTGGAAGCCGAGGAGCGCGGGCAGGGCTGGGCGATTGCCGAGAGCATCCAGCGCATGAGCCGCCTGCGCGTGCCCGCTGTGTGCGCCGTCATTGGCGAGGGCGGCAGTGGCGGGGCACTGGCCATCGGCATCGGCAACCGGGTGCTGATCATGGAAAACGCCTGGTACTCGGTGATCTCGCCTGAAGGGGCCGCCAGCATCATCTGGAAGGACAGCGCCAAGGCCCCCGAGGCGGCGGAAGCCCTCAAACTGACTGCGCCCGACTTGCTGGAACTGGGCATCGTGGAGGAAATCATTCCCGAACCCACTGGCGGGGCGCATCTGGATGTGGACGTGGCTGCCGAGGCTCTGGGCGAGGCGGTCAGCCGCCATCTGGACGAACTGGCGCAGCAGTCGCCGGACGAGTGGGTGAGCGGGCGGGCCGAGCGCTTCCGCAAGCTGGGTGCGTACCGCGAGGATGAGAAGTAA